Proteins co-encoded in one Gopherus evgoodei ecotype Sinaloan lineage chromosome 4, rGopEvg1_v1.p, whole genome shotgun sequence genomic window:
- the LOC115651421 gene encoding zinc finger protein 664-like isoform X2, with the protein MAAAGPAQQLQVAFEDVALYFTREEWELLSQPEQQLYRDQMLRNYWTLVSLGYSGSTPDLIQRFEAGEAELWIQDYEDSRETSGLESPSSGLGILGGMRTQSECGESAAGKQDSTSHIGIHAQDAVHPQAKLSQRLDLATHQRLPMGQRPHCCIDCGKSFRSPSALTQHQYTHARAWLHRCSDCGKAFARSAHLRRHQSVHTGERPHRCPECGKGFAESSGLRVHLRMHTGERPYQCAHCGKGFCSSSSLTQHQLTHTGERPHHCADCGKGFAWRSHLKRHQLMHTGERPHHCADCGKSFTESSTLRIHQRTHTGERPHHCAHCNKGFAESSSLRKHQCMHTGEWPHRCAHCGKGFRCASTLTLHQRAHTGEQPHRCAHCGKGFRCASTLTRHQRAHTGEQPYCCADCGKGFAGRSRLRIHQRMHTGERPYRCAYCGKGFVERSNLRSHQRTHTGERPYHCTDCGKGFAQSSTLKKHQRTHRGAAAAL; encoded by the exons ATGGCTGCAGCGGGGCCGGCGCAG cagctccaggtggcgtTTGAGGACGTTGCTCTGTATTTCACCCGGGAGGAGTGGGAGCTCCTatcccagccagagcagcagctgtaccGGGACCAGATGCTGAGGAATTACTGGACCCTTGTTTCCTTAG GCTATTCAGGTTCCACACCGGACTTAATCCAGCGGTTTGAGGCAGGGGAGGCAGAGCTCTGGATCCAAGATTATGAGGACTCCAGGGAAACCTCAGGGCTTGAGAGCCCCTCCTCAG GGCTCGGGATCCTGGGGGGAATGCGGACACAGAGTGAATGTGGGGAAAGTGCGGCGGGGAAGCAGGATTCCACGTCCCACATAGGGATTCATGCACAGGACGCAGTCCATCCCCAGgctaaactcagccagagactAGACCTTGCTACACACCAGAGACTCCCCATGGGCCAGCGTCCCCACTGCTGCATCGACTGCGGCAAGAGCTTCAGGAGTCCCTCCGCGCTGACCCAGCACCAGTACACGCACGCTCGGGCGTGGCTGCACCGCTGCTCTGACTGTGGCAAGGCCTTTGCACGGAGTGCACACCTGAGAAGACACCAGAGCGtgcacaccggggagcggccacATCGCTGTCCTGAGTGCGGCAAGGGCTTTGCAGAGAGCTCAGGCCTGAGAGTACACCTGCGCAtgcacaccggggagcggccgtACCAGTGTGCTCACTGTGGTAAGGGATTCTGCAGTTCGTCCTCACTGACCCAGCACCAGCTCAcgcacaccggggagcggccgcATCACTGTGCTGACTGCGGCAAGGGCTTTGCATGGCGCTCACACCTGAAAAGACACCAGCTCATgcacactggggagcggccgcaTCACTGTGCTGACTGTGGCAAGAGCTTTACAGAGAGCTCAACACTGAGAATACATCAGCGCAcacacactggggagcggccgcaCCACTGTGCCCACTGCAATAAGGGTTTTGCAGAGAGCTCAAGCCTAAGGAAACACCAGTGCATGCACACTGGGGAGTGGCCACACCGTTGTGCCCACTGTGGTAAGGGATTCCGCTGTGCCTCCACATTGACACTGCACCAGCGTGCACACACTGGGGAGCAGCCACACCGTTGTGCTCACTGTGGTAAGGGATTCCGCTGTGCCTCCACACTGACACGGCACCAGCGCGCGCACACTGGGGAGCAACCGTACTGCTGTGCTGACTGCGGGAAAGGCTTTGCAGGGCGCTCACGGCTGAGAATTCACCAGCGCATgcacactggggagcggccatatCGCTGTGCTTACTGTGGCAAGGGCTTTGTAGAGAGGTCAAACCTGAGATCACACCAACGCACACACACTGGGGAGCGACCGTATCACTGTACTGACTGCGGCAAGGGCTTTGCACAGTCCTCAACCCTGAAAAAACACCAGCGCACGCACCGGGGAGCAGCCGCAGCACTGTGA
- the LOC115651421 gene encoding zinc finger protein 664-like isoform X3, translating into MAAAGPAQLQVAFEDVALYFTREEWELLSQPEQQLYRDQMLRNYWTLVSLGYSGSTPDLIQRFEAGEAELWIQDYEDSRETSGLESPSSAGLGILGGMRTQSECGESAAGKQDSTSHIGIHAQDAVHPQAKLSQRLDLATHQRLPMGQRPHCCIDCGKSFRSPSALTQHQYTHARAWLHRCSDCGKAFARSAHLRRHQSVHTGERPHRCPECGKGFAESSGLRVHLRMHTGERPYQCAHCGKGFCSSSSLTQHQLTHTGERPHHCADCGKGFAWRSHLKRHQLMHTGERPHHCADCGKSFTESSTLRIHQRTHTGERPHHCAHCNKGFAESSSLRKHQCMHTGEWPHRCAHCGKGFRCASTLTLHQRAHTGEQPHRCAHCGKGFRCASTLTRHQRAHTGEQPYCCADCGKGFAGRSRLRIHQRMHTGERPYRCAYCGKGFVERSNLRSHQRTHTGERPYHCTDCGKGFAQSSTLKKHQRTHRGAAAAL; encoded by the exons ATGGCTGCAGCGGGGCCGGCGCAG ctccaggtggcgtTTGAGGACGTTGCTCTGTATTTCACCCGGGAGGAGTGGGAGCTCCTatcccagccagagcagcagctgtaccGGGACCAGATGCTGAGGAATTACTGGACCCTTGTTTCCTTAG GCTATTCAGGTTCCACACCGGACTTAATCCAGCGGTTTGAGGCAGGGGAGGCAGAGCTCTGGATCCAAGATTATGAGGACTCCAGGGAAACCTCAGGGCTTGAGAGCCCCTCCTCAG CAGGGCTCGGGATCCTGGGGGGAATGCGGACACAGAGTGAATGTGGGGAAAGTGCGGCGGGGAAGCAGGATTCCACGTCCCACATAGGGATTCATGCACAGGACGCAGTCCATCCCCAGgctaaactcagccagagactAGACCTTGCTACACACCAGAGACTCCCCATGGGCCAGCGTCCCCACTGCTGCATCGACTGCGGCAAGAGCTTCAGGAGTCCCTCCGCGCTGACCCAGCACCAGTACACGCACGCTCGGGCGTGGCTGCACCGCTGCTCTGACTGTGGCAAGGCCTTTGCACGGAGTGCACACCTGAGAAGACACCAGAGCGtgcacaccggggagcggccacATCGCTGTCCTGAGTGCGGCAAGGGCTTTGCAGAGAGCTCAGGCCTGAGAGTACACCTGCGCAtgcacaccggggagcggccgtACCAGTGTGCTCACTGTGGTAAGGGATTCTGCAGTTCGTCCTCACTGACCCAGCACCAGCTCAcgcacaccggggagcggccgcATCACTGTGCTGACTGCGGCAAGGGCTTTGCATGGCGCTCACACCTGAAAAGACACCAGCTCATgcacactggggagcggccgcaTCACTGTGCTGACTGTGGCAAGAGCTTTACAGAGAGCTCAACACTGAGAATACATCAGCGCAcacacactggggagcggccgcaCCACTGTGCCCACTGCAATAAGGGTTTTGCAGAGAGCTCAAGCCTAAGGAAACACCAGTGCATGCACACTGGGGAGTGGCCACACCGTTGTGCCCACTGTGGTAAGGGATTCCGCTGTGCCTCCACATTGACACTGCACCAGCGTGCACACACTGGGGAGCAGCCACACCGTTGTGCTCACTGTGGTAAGGGATTCCGCTGTGCCTCCACACTGACACGGCACCAGCGCGCGCACACTGGGGAGCAACCGTACTGCTGTGCTGACTGCGGGAAAGGCTTTGCAGGGCGCTCACGGCTGAGAATTCACCAGCGCATgcacactggggagcggccatatCGCTGTGCTTACTGTGGCAAGGGCTTTGTAGAGAGGTCAAACCTGAGATCACACCAACGCACACACACTGGGGAGCGACCGTATCACTGTACTGACTGCGGCAAGGGCTTTGCACAGTCCTCAACCCTGAAAAAACACCAGCGCACGCACCGGGGAGCAGCCGCAGCACTGTGA
- the LOC115651421 gene encoding zinc finger protein 664-like isoform X1: MAAAGPAQQLQVAFEDVALYFTREEWELLSQPEQQLYRDQMLRNYWTLVSLGYSGSTPDLIQRFEAGEAELWIQDYEDSRETSGLESPSSAGLGILGGMRTQSECGESAAGKQDSTSHIGIHAQDAVHPQAKLSQRLDLATHQRLPMGQRPHCCIDCGKSFRSPSALTQHQYTHARAWLHRCSDCGKAFARSAHLRRHQSVHTGERPHRCPECGKGFAESSGLRVHLRMHTGERPYQCAHCGKGFCSSSSLTQHQLTHTGERPHHCADCGKGFAWRSHLKRHQLMHTGERPHHCADCGKSFTESSTLRIHQRTHTGERPHHCAHCNKGFAESSSLRKHQCMHTGEWPHRCAHCGKGFRCASTLTLHQRAHTGEQPHRCAHCGKGFRCASTLTRHQRAHTGEQPYCCADCGKGFAGRSRLRIHQRMHTGERPYRCAYCGKGFVERSNLRSHQRTHTGERPYHCTDCGKGFAQSSTLKKHQRTHRGAAAAL, from the exons ATGGCTGCAGCGGGGCCGGCGCAG cagctccaggtggcgtTTGAGGACGTTGCTCTGTATTTCACCCGGGAGGAGTGGGAGCTCCTatcccagccagagcagcagctgtaccGGGACCAGATGCTGAGGAATTACTGGACCCTTGTTTCCTTAG GCTATTCAGGTTCCACACCGGACTTAATCCAGCGGTTTGAGGCAGGGGAGGCAGAGCTCTGGATCCAAGATTATGAGGACTCCAGGGAAACCTCAGGGCTTGAGAGCCCCTCCTCAG CAGGGCTCGGGATCCTGGGGGGAATGCGGACACAGAGTGAATGTGGGGAAAGTGCGGCGGGGAAGCAGGATTCCACGTCCCACATAGGGATTCATGCACAGGACGCAGTCCATCCCCAGgctaaactcagccagagactAGACCTTGCTACACACCAGAGACTCCCCATGGGCCAGCGTCCCCACTGCTGCATCGACTGCGGCAAGAGCTTCAGGAGTCCCTCCGCGCTGACCCAGCACCAGTACACGCACGCTCGGGCGTGGCTGCACCGCTGCTCTGACTGTGGCAAGGCCTTTGCACGGAGTGCACACCTGAGAAGACACCAGAGCGtgcacaccggggagcggccacATCGCTGTCCTGAGTGCGGCAAGGGCTTTGCAGAGAGCTCAGGCCTGAGAGTACACCTGCGCAtgcacaccggggagcggccgtACCAGTGTGCTCACTGTGGTAAGGGATTCTGCAGTTCGTCCTCACTGACCCAGCACCAGCTCAcgcacaccggggagcggccgcATCACTGTGCTGACTGCGGCAAGGGCTTTGCATGGCGCTCACACCTGAAAAGACACCAGCTCATgcacactggggagcggccgcaTCACTGTGCTGACTGTGGCAAGAGCTTTACAGAGAGCTCAACACTGAGAATACATCAGCGCAcacacactggggagcggccgcaCCACTGTGCCCACTGCAATAAGGGTTTTGCAGAGAGCTCAAGCCTAAGGAAACACCAGTGCATGCACACTGGGGAGTGGCCACACCGTTGTGCCCACTGTGGTAAGGGATTCCGCTGTGCCTCCACATTGACACTGCACCAGCGTGCACACACTGGGGAGCAGCCACACCGTTGTGCTCACTGTGGTAAGGGATTCCGCTGTGCCTCCACACTGACACGGCACCAGCGCGCGCACACTGGGGAGCAACCGTACTGCTGTGCTGACTGCGGGAAAGGCTTTGCAGGGCGCTCACGGCTGAGAATTCACCAGCGCATgcacactggggagcggccatatCGCTGTGCTTACTGTGGCAAGGGCTTTGTAGAGAGGTCAAACCTGAGATCACACCAACGCACACACACTGGGGAGCGACCGTATCACTGTACTGACTGCGGCAAGGGCTTTGCACAGTCCTCAACCCTGAAAAAACACCAGCGCACGCACCGGGGAGCAGCCGCAGCACTGTGA
- the LOC115651439 gene encoding oocyte zinc finger protein XlCOF6.1-like, which yields MAAAGPAQQLQVAFEDVALYFTREEWELLSQPEQQLYRDQMLRNYWTLISLGYSDSTPNLIQRIELGEAELWIREAEDSRENSGPESPSSAGLGILGGTSTWSGCGRSFRQSSVLKIHPRTHNGEQLYCCADYGKGFAWSSNVRTHQRAHTGDRPHRCADCTKGFAERSHLRIHQRTHTGERPYHCADCDKGFAESSSLKRHQRTHTGERPYHCADCGKCFAQSSILRRHRRTHTGERPYHCADCGKGFAQSSSLRRHQRTHTGERPYSCADCGKSFAESSNLRTHQHTHSGQPPHRCDVCSKNFSSTNALAKHQRTHSGERPFQCTDCGKSFAESSSLRRHQRAHTGERPYSCAECGKRFGRLANLIRHQVTHTNAPLPSPGPGGLLAASGPDIAPADVDQRVVLSP from the exons ATGGCTGCAGCGGGGCCGGCGCAG cagctccaggtggcgtTTGAGGACGTCGCTCTGTATTTCACCCGGGAGGAGTGGGAGCTCCTatcccagccagagcagcagctgtaccGGGACCAGATGCTGAGGAATTACTGGACCCTAATTTCCCTGG GCTATTCAGATTCAACACCGAACTTAATTCAACGGATCGAGTTAGGGGAGGCAGAGCTATGGATCAGGGAGGCTGAGGACTCCAGGGAAAACTCAGGACCTGAGAGCCCCTCCTCAG CAGGGCTTGGGATCCTGGGAGGAACGAGCACATGGTCTGGCTGTGGCAGGAGCTTCCGCCAGTCCTCAGTCCTGAAAATACACCCACGTACACACAATGGAGAGCAGCTATACTGCTGTGCTGACTACGGGAAGGGCTTTGCATGGAGCTCAAATGTGAGAACACACCAGCGCGCACACACTGGTGACCGTCCGCACCGCTGTGCTGACTGCACCAAGGGCTTTGCAGAGAGGTCACACCTGAGAATACACCAACGCACACACACGGGAGAGCGGCCGTACCACTGTGCTGACTGTGACAAAGGCTTTGCAGAGAGCTCAAGCCTAAAAAGACACCAGCGCACACACACCGGTGAGCGGCCGTACCACTGTGCTGACTGCGGAAAGTGCTTTGCACAGAGCTCAATCCTGAGAAGACACCGGCGCACACATACCGGGGAGCGGCCGTACCACTGTGCTGACTGTGGCAAGGGCTTTGCACAGAGTTCAAGCCTGAGAAGACACCAGCGCAcacacaccggggagcggccgtACAGCTGTGCTGACTGTGGCAAGAGTTTTGCAGAGAGCTCAAACTTGAGaacacaccaacacacacacagcggGCAGCCACCGCACCGCTGTGATGTTTGTAGCAAGAACTTCAGCAGCACCAATGCACTAGCCAAACACCAGCGCACACACAGCGGGGAGAGGCCTTTCCAATGCACTGACTGCGGCAAGAGCTTTGCAGAGAGCTCAAGCCTGAGACGACACCAGCGTGcacacaccggggagcggccatACAGCTGTGCTGAGTGTGGCAAGCGGTTTGGTAGATTGGCCAACCTCATCCGGCACCAGGTCACTCACACCAACGCCCCTCTGCCATCGCCAGGGCCTGGGGGGCTTCTGGCAGCCAGTGGGCCTGACATAGCACCAGCAGATGTAGACCAGCGAGTGGTCTTGTCCCCCTGA